The genomic window GGATCTCGGCCCGCCCGTCGATCAGCAGCACCACCTTCGACGGCACGACATTGGCCGCGTTCGGTTCGATCCGGAATTCGCCGACGGTCGCCGCGAAATGGCCTGGCGTCTTGGCAAGCTCGGCGGCGGCATTGCGGATATCGAGCACCAACTGCGATGCCGCCACCAGCGCATCCGACCGCCGGTCCATCGGCGTCGTGCCGGCATGGTCGGCGCGGCCCTCGACGGTGATCTCGATCCGGGTGATGCCCGATATCGCGGTGACGATACCGATATCCTCCCTCTCGGCTTCGAGCACCGGTCCCTGCTCGATATGAAGCTCGAGAAAGCCCGTTATATCGGGCCTGTTCTGCTGCATCAGCGCATCGGGCGTGCCGCCCATCTGCGCTATAGCCTCGGCGAGGTCGCGCCCGTCGCTGATGCGCGAAAGCCAGGCCTCCGGCAGTTGCCCGGTCATGCCGCGGCTACCGATACAGGAGACGCCGAAGATGCTGACCTCTTCGGCAAGGAAATCGATAATCTCAAGATCGTGGTCGAGCTCGATATTCTGGTCGCGAAGCGCGCGTGCCACCTCCAGCGCCGAGATCACTCCGGCAATGCCGTCGAAGCGGCCGCCGTCCGGCACCGTATCGGAGTGCGAGCCGAGCATGATGGTGCCGAGCCATGGTTTGCGGCCCGTGCGCCGGCCGATCAGGTTGCCAGCGGCATCGATCCGCGTTTCCAGCCCCGCCGCCTTCATCCTCGCTTCAATATAGGCCCGGCCTTCGAGAAAGAGCGGCGAGAAGGCGCGCCGCGTCCAGGGATGCCCCGGCTCGGTGAGCCCGGCCAGCGCCTCTATATCCTCAGCAATCCGGCCGGCATTGACGGGCAGATTGCGGCTCATGTCGCAGCTCCCGCGATCACCTGACGCGGCAACGGCCGAATGAACCGGCCGGTGCCGGGCTCGGCCAGCACCTTCCCGCCTTCCGCGATTTTTTCGCCGCGCAGATAGGTGGCCGACACGGTCCAGGGCAGGCGGATGCCGTTGTAAGGGCTCCAGCCGACGACGTTGTTGCCGCTTGCGGACGCATCATAGACGCTTTCCTGCGGCTCCAGCACGGTGATATCGGCGTCCTTGCCGGGTGTCAGCGCCCCTTTGATATGATCGAGCCGGAAATGCTTCGCCGGATTCTCAGCCATCAGCCTGGCCGCCCAGGTCAGCGGAATGCCGCGTTCGAGGGCACCTTTCACGAAAAGCGGCACCATGACCTCAAGGCCGGGAACACCGGATGCATTGGCGAGCATGTCGGGATTGATCTTGCGGTTCTCCGACCAGCTGACGTGATCAGTCGAGACCAGCCAGACATCGCCTTCGGCCACCTTCCGCCAGAGGCTCTCCACCTCGGCGCGCGGACGAATGGGCGGATTGATTTTCGCCTTGCCGCCGAGGCGCTTTACGTCGTTTTCCTCGTCGAGCGTCAGATAGTGGACGCAGCACTCGACCGTGGCCTCGAAACCGTCACGGCGATAGGCGCGGGCGATATCGTAGCCGCGCCGGAGCGAGCAGTGCACCACATGCGAGGGGCAGCCGGTATTGGCGCCTGTCTCAAAAATCGTGTGCATCGCCAGGAGCTCGGTGATCGCAGGCCGCGACAGCCCATGCGCCCGCCAATCGGTGATGCCGCTCGCCTTCACCTGCTCCATATAGCTGCGCACCGCCTCGTCATCCTCGTTGTGCACCCCGGCCGTCAGCCCGGTCGGCGCGATCGCCGCAAAACAGGCATCAAGCAGCGCGGGCGGAATGCGCGGAAAACGCTTGGGATCGGTGCCGAAGGTCGAGAACTTGAAGGCTGCGACACCCGCCGCGACCATTTCACGGATTCGCGCTGGGCCTTCCTCGGGGTCGACGGTGCCGTAAAGCGCGAAATCGACGCGCGCCTGCGGGCTCGCATGGTCGATCTTCCACTTTACGGCCGCAGCCGAACAGACGAGATTGCCTTCGTCATAGGGCATATCGACGATCGTTGTCACGCCGCCGGCCGCCGCCGAACGTGTCGACCAGATGAAATCCTCCTGGTCCTTCTGGGAAAGCGAATGCACCTGCGCGTCGATGGCGCCGGGCAGGATCAGCGCCTTGCCCAGCAGATGCCGTTCGCGGGCCGCAGGCGGCACGCCGAGGCCGACCTCGGCGATCCTGCCGTCGCGGACGGCGACATAACCCTCCTCGAGAATGCGATCCGGCAGCACCACCGTGCCCTGCAGAACGAGATCGAAGTCCATGCCGCTTCCTCCTCTGAGATCAGATCGCCACCGGTTCTTGGCGGCCGAGCCGCTCCTCTATGCGCTCAAGCGAACTGAGCGCGAAGAAATCGTCGAAGGAGGCGATCGGAACCTGCTCGGTCAGTTTCGAAAGGAAGTCATCCGAGCCGAGTTCCTCCTCGATCGCCTCGACCTCCGCCGAGAGCGGCCGATCGATCGTATAGAAATCGGCATGTTTGCGCACGACCTCATAGAGCATGGCCGCGACACCCCTGGGCTCGTCTCCCAGAATGTCCATCGCCTGGGCGGAGAGCAAGGCCTCAAGGGCGGCAAGGCGCTTCAACGCCCGCATCTGCCGGTCGAAGCGCTCGATGACGAGTGGCAGGAAGGCTGCCTCATCCTCCAGCCCGGCGGCCACCACCAGCGACTGGGCGGAAACCGGGTTGGACATCGACAGTACGCGCGAAAAGATCTCGCCGGCGAGCTTGATGATCGGCCCGAAGCCGGTGGCGATGCGTCCCGGCGGCACGAGATTGACCGGCAGGTCGCGTCGCTGGCCGTTGCCGAGAATGACGCAGCGATTGAAGGCGTTGCGCGCCGCATGCGCCATGCAGAGCGCTGCCGATTCGAGCAGGATCGTCACATCGAGCGGAAGAGAACCGCCCGATGTCATCACCCGGCCTTCGACGACGACGGGATTGTCGTCCGAGCGGCCGGTGGCGGCCAGGATCTTGTGACCCGTCGAAAGCAGGTTTTCGATCACCGCGCCGAATACTTGGGCGATCATGCGCAGGCTGAGCGGATCCTGCACATGCGTGGCGACGGGCCAGTTCCAGTCGTCAGAGGCGTTGCAGAGCCAGGCGCCGATCAACGCCTCGCGCGCCGTGCCGACGTGGCGGACCGCTTTCCAGGGATCGCGGGAGGCGCCGAGCGCGCCCGATGCCATCATGCCGGTCGCGAGCAGTACGCGGATCGAGGCTGCAGCACTCCGCGTCGTTTCCGCCGCCGCGGCAAAGCTCACCGCGTTGACGCTGAGCGAGGCGAGACTGTCGCGCGGCGCCATCCGCACCGGTTCGAGCCCTGCTGCGCGGAAGGCTTCCGCCGCCTGCATCCGGTTGCCACGATACATCGCTTCGCCGACGCCGGTCAGCACCGCGCCGATCTGCCCCATCAGCCCGATATCGGCGCAGCCGATCGAGCCGGTGCGCCGCACGACCGGAATGAGGTCGGCCTTGAGCATCGTCATATAGGCGTGGACCAGCTCCGGCGTGCAGCCGACCTGGCCGGTCAGCGCCGTATTGATGCGGATCGCCATGGCGTTGCGCACGACATTGCAGGAAAAGGGCGTGCCGGTGCCGAAATGATGGGCACGCACCAGGCCGAGATTGAAGGTGTCGAGTTCGTCGGCCGACCACTCCACATCCTTCATCGCGCCCACACCTGTTGTCGAGCCGTAGACGGGCATGCCGGAGGCGATTGCATCTTCGACGATCTCGCGCGCGATCGCAATGCGGGCCATGCCCGTCGGCGAAGCCGAAATCGTCGCCTTGCCCGCACCGATTGCCACCATCTCGGCAAAGCCGAGCGGTCGTCCGGAAAGTTCGATACCGGGGCGTTCGTGCTGCATGTGCCTATCTCCTTGAAAATGAGATTAAGCGAGGCCTCCGTCACATGGGATATCCCAAATGCCGAACACAGCATGTTTTTGCGAACGGATCAGCTCAGCATCCAGGCAATATAAAGAAGCGTCAATGCAATCGCCCAGAGCGCAATCCTGGCCGAGCGGTTGTGCCGCGCTTCAGCCTTGCCGATAGCATCCGCCGTCTGCGCGTCGAAGCGCAGCCCATGTTCGCTCATATGGAGAAGCTGGTGGTGGAATTTTTCGGTCTTCGCCGCGATTTCAGGCACGGCCTCGGCGAGCTTGACCGCCGCCTTCAGTCCATCTTGGAGATCAGTGACGATCCGCTTCGGTCCGAGATTGGTGCGAATCCAGTCGCCGACAACGGGTTCGGAGGCCTTCCACATGTTGAAGCGCGGGTTGAGCATGCGTGACACGCCTTCGACGACGACCATCGTCTTCTGCAGCATCACCAGCTCCGGCCGCGTCGCCATGTCGAAGAGTTCGGTCACTTCGAACAGCAGCGTCAGCAGCTTGCCCATCGAGATCGTCTCGGCCGGCTGTCCATGGATCGGCTCGCCGATCGCCCGGATCGCCTGGGCGAAGCTGTCGACATTGTGGTGGCCGGGTACATAGCCTGCCTCGAAATGCACCTCCGCGACGCGGATGTAGTCGCGGGTGATGAAGCCATAGAGGATTTCGGCGAGGAACCGCCGCTCCTTTTTGCCCAGCCGTCCGACGATGCCCATGTCGACGGCGACGATCATGCCGTCTGCATCGACGAAGAGGTTGCCCGGATGCATGTCGGCATGGAAGAAGCCGTCGCGCAGCGTATGGCGCAGGAAGGACTGGATCAGCGTATCGGCGAGCAGGTTGAGGTCGTGGCCCGCCGCGCGCAGTCCCTCGACGTCGGACATTCTCGTCCCGTCGATCCACTCCATGGTGATGACGTCGCGTCCGGTGCGCTCCCAGTCGACCTTCGGCACACGAAAGCCCGGGTCTTTTTCGGTGTTTTCGGCGATCTCGGAAAGGGCAGCCGCCTCCAGGCGAAGATCCATCTCCACCTTGGTTGTCTGTTCCAGCGTCTTCGTCACCTCGACCGGCCGCAGCCGCCGGCTGAACGGCAGGAAGCGCTCCTGCATGTGGGCAACGAGATACATCGCCTCGATGTCATGGGCAAAGCGCTGGCGCACGCCGGGCCGAACGATCTTGACGGCGACCTTCTTTCGGCCCTCTGGAGTCTCGACTTCGGCCGGATGCACCTGGGCGATCGAGGCGGCGGCGATCGGATCGCCGAAGCTCGCATAGAGCTCGCTCATCGGCCGCCCGAGCGAAGCCTCGATATTGGCCTTGGCGGCGGCCACGGGGAAAAAGGCCATCCGGTCCTGAAGCTGCGACAGATCGTTGGCGAATTCGACGCCGACGACATCAGGCCGTGTGGCCAGGAACTGGCCGATCTTCACATAGGAGGGGCCAAGCCGCTCGACGGCTTGCGCCAACCGGTCGCTGCGCGCAATTGCCATGGCGCGGCTGCGCGCAAACAGGCTGACGAAGGATTTGGCAAGGCTGATCGAAGGCGGCAGGCCCTCGGACGGCAATGCCGAGATCACGCCTTCACGCACGAGAATCCAGCCGACCCTGATCAGGCGGAAATAGGCTCCGAAAGTGCTCATACGTCAGAGCTTCCACCCGGAATGGAGTGCGGCGATGCCGCCGGTATAATTGGTGTAGGTGACGCGCGAGAAGCCGGCCTGGCGGATCATCGCTGCGAAATTCTCCTGGTTCGGAAACTTGCGGATCGATTCCACCAGGTACTGGTAGGGTTCGGCATCGCCGGTGATCGCCTTGCCGAACTGCGGAATGGCATTGAACGACCAGGCATCGTAGATCTTATCGAGAAGCGGCATATCGACTTCGGAAAACTCCAGCACCAGCAGCCGACCGCCGCGCTTCAGCACGCGATAGGCCTCTGACAGCGCCACATCGATCCGGGGCACGTTGCGGATGCCGAAAGCGATCGTATAGGCGTCGAAGCTTGCCGCCTCGAAAGGCAGTTCCTCGGCGTTCGCCTCGACGAAGGTGAGATTGCTGGAAAGCTTCTTCTTTTCCGCCCGCTCAGCGCCGACGGCGAGCATCGAGCCGTTGATGTCGAGCACGTTCGCATGCGCCTGCCGGTTCGATGCCTCGACGATGCGGAAGGCGATGTCGCCAGTGCCGCCCGCAACGTCGAGCACCTTGTAGCCTGGCTCCTTGCGCGGGTTCAGCGCCGAGATCATCGCATCCTTCCAGGCGCGGTGCATCCCCATCGACATGACGTCGTTCATGATGTCGTAGCGCTTGGCGACCTTGTGGAACACCTGGTTGACCAGGCCCTGCTTCTCGCCGCCGGTCACCTCGCGGAAGCCGTAGGAGGTCTCCATGCCGCCATCGGCGGAAGTGCGGCTTTCTGACATCAGACTGCTCCGTTCCTGAAGATTCGGGCACAGCGGCATAGCGAAAGACCGTGCGCAACGTTATCTATGGGCCGCGTTCTCCACGGCCCACTGGCGCTATAGCGCACATCGTCGTCGGTTGAAACACGTTAGATATAGATGGGTTAAGATGCCGGAATTGCCAGAAGTCGAAACGGTCAAACGCGGCCTGACGCCGGCGATGGAGGGTGCTCGCGTCGCGAGGCTGGAGCTGCGCCGCAAGGACCTGCGCTTCCCCTTTCCGGAGGCTTTGGCGGAAAAGGTGTCCGGCCGCACCATCGTCGGCCTCGGCCGCCGCGCCAAATATCTGCTGGTCGATCTCGACGACGGCAACACGCTGATTTCCCATCTCGGCATGTCCGGTTCCTTCCGCGTCGAGGAGGGGGCGGCCTCCGAAACGCCTGGACAGTTCCACCATGCCCGCTCGAAGGATGAGAAGCACGATCATGTCATCTTCCATCTGGAGGGACAGGGTGGCCCGCGCCGCGTCGTCTACAACGATCCGCGTCGTTTCGGTTTCATGGATATGGTGGGGCGCGCCGATCTCGCTGCTCACCCCTTCTTCCGCGATCTCGGGCCGGAGCCGACCGGAAATGAACTCGGCGCCGCCTACCTTGCCGAACGCTTCCGCGACAAGGCGCAGCCGCTGAAGAGCGCGCTCCTCGACCAGAAGAACATTGCCGGCCTCGGCAATATATATGTGTGCGAGGCGCTGTGGCGCTCGCATCTGTCGCCGATCCGCGCCGCCGGCACGCTGGTGACGGCAGGCGGTAAACCGAAGGAGCAGCTGAACCTGCTTGTCGCCTCGATCCGCGATGTGATTGCCGATGCCATCGCCGCCGGTGGGTCCTCGCTGCGCGACCATATCCAGACGGATGGATCGCTCGGTTATTTCCAGCATTCCTTCTCAGTCTATGATCGTGAAGGTCAGGCTTGCGGCACGCCGGGCTGCGGCGGTACGGTCGCCCGGATCGTGCAGGCGGGTCGCTCTACCTTCTATTGCGCCACCTGTCAGAAATAACAGCGAGAACCGGGAGAACAGCATGGCCTACGAGACCCTGATCGTCGAAACCCGAGGTAATATCGGCCTCGTCACGCTGAATCGCCCGCAGGCGTTGAACGCATTGAACTCTACCGTGCTCAAGGAATTGAAAGAGGCCTATGCCGCTTTCCATGCCGATGAGGCCGTTGGTGCCATCGTGCTCACGGGCTCCGAGCGTGCCTTCGCTGCCGGCGCCGATATCAAGGAGATGCAGTCGCTTGAGTTCGCCGATATATATAAGAGCGATTTCATCAGTGGCTGGGATGATGTGGCCAAGGCTCGTAAGCCGGTGATTGCCGCCGTCAGCGGTTTTGCACTCGGCGGCGGCTGCGAGCTCGCGATGATGTGCGATTTCATCATCGCCTCGGAGACGGCGAAGTTCGGCCAGCCGGAAATCACCCTTGGCGTCATTCCCGGCATGGGCGGCTCGCAACGGCTGACGCGCGCCGTCGGCAAGGCCAAGGCGATGGATCTCATCCTGACCGGCCGGATGATGGATGCCGCCGAGGCCGAGCGATCGGGACTCGTTTCGCGTGTGGTGGCGCCGGAGCGTCTCATCGAAGAGGCTTTTGCCGCGGCCGAAAAGATCGCTTCGCTTTCGCGTCCTTCGGTCCTG from Rhizobium sp. Pop5 includes these protein-coding regions:
- a CDS encoding dihydroorotase family protein translates to MDFDLVLQGTVVLPDRILEEGYVAVRDGRIAEVGLGVPPAARERHLLGKALILPGAIDAQVHSLSQKDQEDFIWSTRSAAAGGVTTIVDMPYDEGNLVCSAAAVKWKIDHASPQARVDFALYGTVDPEEGPARIREMVAAGVAAFKFSTFGTDPKRFPRIPPALLDACFAAIAPTGLTAGVHNEDDEAVRSYMEQVKASGITDWRAHGLSRPAITELLAMHTIFETGANTGCPSHVVHCSLRRGYDIARAYRRDGFEATVECCVHYLTLDEENDVKRLGGKAKINPPIRPRAEVESLWRKVAEGDVWLVSTDHVSWSENRKINPDMLANASGVPGLEVMVPLFVKGALERGIPLTWAARLMAENPAKHFRLDHIKGALTPGKDADITVLEPQESVYDASASGNNVVGWSPYNGIRLPWTVSATYLRGEKIAEGGKVLAEPGTGRFIRPLPRQVIAGAAT
- a CDS encoding aromatic amino acid lyase, with the protein product MQHERPGIELSGRPLGFAEMVAIGAGKATISASPTGMARIAIAREIVEDAIASGMPVYGSTTGVGAMKDVEWSADELDTFNLGLVRAHHFGTGTPFSCNVVRNAMAIRINTALTGQVGCTPELVHAYMTMLKADLIPVVRRTGSIGCADIGLMGQIGAVLTGVGEAMYRGNRMQAAEAFRAAGLEPVRMAPRDSLASLSVNAVSFAAAAETTRSAAASIRVLLATGMMASGALGASRDPWKAVRHVGTAREALIGAWLCNASDDWNWPVATHVQDPLSLRMIAQVFGAVIENLLSTGHKILAATGRSDDNPVVVEGRVMTSGGSLPLDVTILLESAALCMAHAARNAFNRCVILGNGQRRDLPVNLVPPGRIATGFGPIIKLAGEIFSRVLSMSNPVSAQSLVVAAGLEDEAAFLPLVIERFDRQMRALKRLAALEALLSAQAMDILGDEPRGVAAMLYEVVRKHADFYTIDRPLSAEVEAIEEELGSDDFLSKLTEQVPIASFDDFFALSSLERIEERLGRQEPVAI
- a CDS encoding Zn-dependent hydrolase; the protein is MSRNLPVNAGRIAEDIEALAGLTEPGHPWTRRAFSPLFLEGRAYIEARMKAAGLETRIDAAGNLIGRRTGRKPWLGTIMLGSHSDTVPDGGRFDGIAGVISALEVARALRDQNIELDHDLEIIDFLAEEVSIFGVSCIGSRGMTGQLPEAWLSRISDGRDLAEAIAQMGGTPDALMQQNRPDITGFLELHIEQGPVLEAEREDIGIVTAISGITRIEITVEGRADHAGTTPMDRRSDALVAASQLVLDIRNAAAELAKTPGHFAATVGEFRIEPNAANVVPSKVVLLIDGRAEIRADMDAFCRWLDGHVEKLAAACDVTIKPQNRVSDNLPTPGDAGLLSTLEAACDRVGAKHRRMASGAGHDTAWIAKVAPAAMIFVPCREGRSHSADEWADNDDIALGAAVLFEAVREMDKNSKQEAADGTHTG
- the ubiE gene encoding bifunctional demethylmenaquinone methyltransferase/2-methoxy-6-polyprenyl-1,4-benzoquinol methylase UbiE is translated as MSESRTSADGGMETSYGFREVTGGEKQGLVNQVFHKVAKRYDIMNDVMSMGMHRAWKDAMISALNPRKEPGYKVLDVAGGTGDIAFRIVEASNRQAHANVLDINGSMLAVGAERAEKKKLSSNLTFVEANAEELPFEAASFDAYTIAFGIRNVPRIDVALSEAYRVLKRGGRLLVLEFSEVDMPLLDKIYDAWSFNAIPQFGKAITGDAEPYQYLVESIRKFPNQENFAAMIRQAGFSRVTYTNYTGGIAALHSGWKL
- a CDS encoding enoyl-CoA hydratase, whose translation is MAYETLIVETRGNIGLVTLNRPQALNALNSTVLKELKEAYAAFHADEAVGAIVLTGSERAFAAGADIKEMQSLEFADIYKSDFISGWDDVAKARKPVIAAVSGFALGGGCELAMMCDFIIASETAKFGQPEITLGVIPGMGGSQRLTRAVGKAKAMDLILTGRMMDAAEAERSGLVSRVVAPERLIEEAFAAAEKIASLSRPSVLMAKEAVNRAFEMTLEEGLRFERRLFHSLFATDDQKEGMAAFVEKRKPAFKHR
- the mutM gene encoding bifunctional DNA-formamidopyrimidine glycosylase/DNA-(apurinic or apyrimidinic site) lyase; the protein is MPELPEVETVKRGLTPAMEGARVARLELRRKDLRFPFPEALAEKVSGRTIVGLGRRAKYLLVDLDDGNTLISHLGMSGSFRVEEGAASETPGQFHHARSKDEKHDHVIFHLEGQGGPRRVVYNDPRRFGFMDMVGRADLAAHPFFRDLGPEPTGNELGAAYLAERFRDKAQPLKSALLDQKNIAGLGNIYVCEALWRSHLSPIRAAGTLVTAGGKPKEQLNLLVASIRDVIADAIAAGGSSLRDHIQTDGSLGYFQHSFSVYDREGQACGTPGCGGTVARIVQAGRSTFYCATCQK
- the ubiB gene encoding 2-polyprenylphenol 6-hydroxylase; the encoded protein is MSTFGAYFRLIRVGWILVREGVISALPSEGLPPSISLAKSFVSLFARSRAMAIARSDRLAQAVERLGPSYVKIGQFLATRPDVVGVEFANDLSQLQDRMAFFPVAAAKANIEASLGRPMSELYASFGDPIAAASIAQVHPAEVETPEGRKKVAVKIVRPGVRQRFAHDIEAMYLVAHMQERFLPFSRRLRPVEVTKTLEQTTKVEMDLRLEAAALSEIAENTEKDPGFRVPKVDWERTGRDVITMEWIDGTRMSDVEGLRAAGHDLNLLADTLIQSFLRHTLRDGFFHADMHPGNLFVDADGMIVAVDMGIVGRLGKKERRFLAEILYGFITRDYIRVAEVHFEAGYVPGHHNVDSFAQAIRAIGEPIHGQPAETISMGKLLTLLFEVTELFDMATRPELVMLQKTMVVVEGVSRMLNPRFNMWKASEPVVGDWIRTNLGPKRIVTDLQDGLKAAVKLAEAVPEIAAKTEKFHHQLLHMSEHGLRFDAQTADAIGKAEARHNRSARIALWAIALTLLYIAWMLS